A single window of Sporosarcina sp. FSL W7-1349 DNA harbors:
- the nikE gene encoding ABC transporter ATP-binding protein — protein MNLLELDNLTVANEQSTILSELSFSLKKGETTVLIGDSGSGKSMTARAILGLLPEGFRSVGSVRFRGDDVMRIQTQKRKQFLGRGVGIIFQDSWNSYDPIRTIGHQFRELYAVHEGLKKKEAEQKALRWLERVGLPDPERVVATYPHELSGGMRQRIQLALTASLEPALLIADEPTTALDLHIQATVLRLLKEWQLETGGTLLMITHDLGVAADIGNRILVMSNGRLVEDAPVRRLFSNPESETARRLLNDYRTLAGIPEIKANTPSKELPLIEAHDVSKVYVSGGLLNKRRIQAVDGASLSVGIGEIVGLIGESGGGKSTLSRLLLGLEPCSEGHIHWQGTNKWPDGVQWVHQDPAASFNPGWTAGRLVGEGLEYRRVDVRTRQQAIEALLEKVGLPPETAQKYPHELSGGMRQRIALARALAVQPELLVLDEPFASLDMSTQAKMINLVRSLCEQDALSVLFITHDIRVALALCSRIYVIQNGRIVDEQPAAELSLSRQPFTQSLLAHIPGGKVTNDITIQEEYS, from the coding sequence AAGGGTGAGACTACAGTCTTGATCGGAGATAGCGGTTCAGGAAAGAGCATGACGGCGCGGGCCATCCTTGGCCTGCTGCCCGAAGGATTTCGTTCAGTAGGATCGGTCCGATTTCGCGGGGATGACGTCATGCGCATACAGACGCAAAAACGGAAGCAGTTTCTAGGCCGCGGGGTCGGCATCATCTTTCAGGATTCTTGGAATTCCTACGATCCGATCCGGACAATCGGCCATCAATTCAGGGAACTATATGCGGTACATGAAGGATTGAAAAAAAAAGAAGCAGAGCAAAAAGCACTCCGCTGGCTTGAGCGAGTGGGCTTGCCTGATCCTGAACGGGTAGTTGCCACTTATCCCCATGAGCTATCCGGAGGAATGCGTCAAAGGATTCAGCTTGCTTTGACGGCTTCTTTGGAACCAGCGCTGCTTATTGCCGACGAGCCGACGACCGCACTGGACCTTCATATCCAGGCGACTGTGCTCCGCTTGCTTAAAGAATGGCAATTAGAGACAGGCGGAACGCTGTTGATGATCACGCATGACCTTGGCGTCGCGGCGGATATCGGGAACCGCATCCTTGTTATGAGCAACGGACGACTGGTCGAAGATGCTCCGGTCCGCCGGCTGTTCAGCAATCCTGAGTCGGAGACGGCCCGCCGGTTGCTGAACGATTACCGAACACTTGCAGGAATTCCTGAAATTAAAGCGAATACCCCGTCCAAGGAGCTTCCCCTTATCGAGGCGCATGATGTATCCAAAGTCTATGTATCTGGGGGATTGCTGAACAAAAGGCGTATTCAAGCGGTCGACGGAGCTTCCCTTTCAGTCGGCATCGGGGAAATCGTCGGTCTGATTGGAGAAAGCGGTGGAGGTAAAAGCACCCTTTCCCGGCTCCTTCTCGGACTGGAACCTTGCTCAGAAGGCCATATCCACTGGCAAGGAACAAATAAATGGCCAGATGGAGTGCAATGGGTACATCAAGATCCCGCCGCTTCATTCAACCCCGGCTGGACAGCGGGTCGACTTGTCGGAGAAGGGCTGGAATATAGGAGAGTCGATGTGCGGACGCGGCAGCAAGCGATCGAAGCGCTCCTTGAAAAAGTAGGTCTTCCTCCAGAGACGGCACAGAAGTATCCACATGAACTGTCGGGTGGCATGCGTCAGCGGATTGCATTAGCGAGGGCGCTCGCTGTCCAGCCGGAGCTCCTCGTCCTTGACGAACCGTTTGCCAGCTTGGATATGAGTACGCAGGCCAAGATGATAAACCTTGTTCGATCGCTCTGTGAGCAGGATGCCCTGTCCGTCCTGTTCATCACACATGATATTCGGGTGGCCCTGGCCCTGTGCAGCAGGATATACGTCATCCAGAATGGCCGAATCGTGGATGAACAACCGGCCGCGGAACTGAGTTTGTCCAGACAGCCTTTCACCCAAAGTCTACTAGCGCATATACCAGGCGGAAAAGTAACGAATGATATTACTATACAGGAGGAATACAGTTGA